In the Candidatus Methylomirabilota bacterium genome, ATCCATCGCACGATTCGTGCGTCCGGGCGGCATGCTCTTGGTCCTCGCGCGGGGCCGCGAGCCGGATGAAGACCCCGGCAGCCTGCCCTGGCCCCTCACCAGGGACGAGCTGAGCCTGTTCGAGCGCGCCGGCCTGCGAGCCGTCCGTTTCGAGGACTACCTCGACCGTTCCGGCGATTCTCCCGTGCGGCGGTTCCGGGTGACGTACCAGCGAGCGATCCAGGGGACGTGACGCGACGAGGTGCCCGGCCAGCCCCCACCGGACGAGGCGACGGCAGGATCCCCGGGGAGTGTGTCGAGTAACCCGGCTTCCGAGACCCCCCCGAAGAACCTAGCCATGGCATTTACCGATGAGCTCTGGCAGTCGATCCAGACCATTTACGCCGCGATTCTGCGCCACCCCTTCCTGGCCGGGCTCGCCGACGGCTCCCTGCCACGCCCGAGCTTTCAGTTCTATGCGATCCAGGACGCGCTGTATCTGCGTGAGTTCGCCCGGGCCCTCTCGATCGCGGGCGCGCGCGCACCGCAGGACGAGTGGATCATCATGTTCAACGAGCACGCGGCGGGCGCCCTCCGGGTGGAGCGGGCGCTGCACGAGGGCTTCTTCCGCGAGTTCGGGCTCAGCCCGCACGAGGTCGCCGCTACCCCCCTGGCGCCGACCAACCTCGCCTACACGAGCTATCTCCTGGCGGTGGCCTACGCGGCGCCGTTCCACGAGGCGATCGCCGCCCTCCTGCCCTGTTACTGGATCTACTGGGAAGTGGGCAAGGCGCTCGAGCGCGCCGGTTCTCGCGATCCGCTCTACGCGCGCTGGATCGGGACGTACGCGTCCGAGGAGTTCGGGAGCCTCGTCCGGGCGGTGATCGATGCCACCGACCAGACCGCGGCTCGACTGCCGGCGGCCGAGCTCGAGGCCATGCGCCGGCACTTCCTGGCGACCAGCCGCTACGAATGGATGTTCTGGGAGATGGGGTACCGGCGGGAGGGGTGGCCTGTCTGATGCTGTCGCCCCCCTGACCGGCGGCGACTGCGGTCGTGGCCCTGACTGAACGCGAGGCGAAGATGGAGATCGGTCTCTTCACGGAGTTCCAGTGTCCGGCCGGAATGAGCGAGGCGACCGCGTTCGAGGAGTCGATGGCCCAGATGCGAGCGGCCGAGGAGCTCGGCTTCGACGCGGTATGGCTCGGCGAGCTCCATTTTCAGAAGGACCGCTCCGTGCTCGCCTCACCGCTGGTGGTGGCGGCCGCCATCGCGGTCTGCACCCGGCGGGTCAAAATCGGGATCGCCGTCCAGGTGCTGCCGCTGAGTCATCCGCTGCGGCTGGCCGAGGACGTAGCCACCGTGGACCACCTCTCCCGGGGCCGGCTGGACTTCGGCATGGGCCGGAGCGGTCTGCCCGGACACTACGAGGGATTCAACATCCCGTACGGCGAGAGCCGCGACCGTTTCCTCGAGACCCTGGAGATCCTGGTGAAGGCGTGGACGCGGGAGCGATTCTCACACGAGGGACGCTTCTATCAGTTCCGGGACGTGTGCGTGATGCCGAAGCCCTACCAGAAGCCGCACCCCCCTCTTCGCGTCGCCGCGACCACCGAGGAGACCTACCCGATGGTGGGCCGCCTCGGCTACCCGCTGTTCGTGGCCGTCCGGACGGGCTCGATCTCCGACCTCCGGCGCTTTCTCGGCGGGTACCACGAGGCGTGGCGGGCGGCCGGCCACCCCGGCCGCGGCGACGTTGCCCTGCTGATGCCCATCTACGTCGCGGAGACGGCGCGGCAGGCTCGCCAGGAGCCGGAGGCGAGCACCATGCACTGGTTCCGCGTGAGCAGCGAGGCGCTGAAGCGGTCCCCCACCCGGCGGGCGGACGCGGAGCGGCTGGCCGCACTCTCCTACGACGAGATCCTCGCCGAGCAGACGGTCTACGGAACACCGGAGGCGGTGGCGGAGCGACTCCGCGCGCTGCGCGAGGAGGTCGGGTTCTCCAGCCTGTCGGCATGGATGAACGTGGGCGGCCAGATCCCGCACGAGCGCGTGCTGACCTCGATGCGCCTCTTCGTGGAACAGGTGGCGCCGCGCCTCTAGGTCGTTTCGGGGGGGTCTCGGAAGGCCCCCCGATGCCCCCCCCATCGTGGCGG is a window encoding:
- the tenA gene encoding thiaminase II, with product MAFTDELWQSIQTIYAAILRHPFLAGLADGSLPRPSFQFYAIQDALYLREFARALSIAGARAPQDEWIIMFNEHAAGALRVERALHEGFFREFGLSPHEVAATPLAPTNLAYTSYLLAVAYAAPFHEAIAALLPCYWIYWEVGKALERAGSRDPLYARWIGTYASEEFGSLVRAVIDATDQTAARLPAAELEAMRRHFLATSRYEWMFWEMGYRREGWPV
- a CDS encoding LLM class flavin-dependent oxidoreductase — its product is MALTEREAKMEIGLFTEFQCPAGMSEATAFEESMAQMRAAEELGFDAVWLGELHFQKDRSVLASPLVVAAAIAVCTRRVKIGIAVQVLPLSHPLRLAEDVATVDHLSRGRLDFGMGRSGLPGHYEGFNIPYGESRDRFLETLEILVKAWTRERFSHEGRFYQFRDVCVMPKPYQKPHPPLRVAATTEETYPMVGRLGYPLFVAVRTGSISDLRRFLGGYHEAWRAAGHPGRGDVALLMPIYVAETARQARQEPEASTMHWFRVSSEALKRSPTRRADAERLAALSYDEILAEQTVYGTPEAVAERLRALREEVGFSSLSAWMNVGGQIPHERVLTSMRLFVEQVAPRL